The sequence TGCCAAAAGCCGAACCCCGCCCCCGCCCCGAGCCAAGCGGGGGCAGCCACGCCCCATTCATGCGACGACAGCCCCCGCCACAGAAAGGCTGCCACCGGAGGGAGCTCCAATGCCACCAGCCACGGCCAATGCCGCTGGAGCAATTGGCCGAAGCTCGATTGGGTGTCCGGACGTTCGTCCGGCAGGCTGTAGCGGCCGCGTCTCAACGCGAGCTCGAGGTGCTGTCCTCCGGCAGGATGTCGTTGAGCACGCGCTTGATACCGTCCTCGGCGAACTTGCTGTTCGGGAAGATCTTCTTCGCCTTCAGGTACCAGGCCAGCGCGGAGCCGGGCTGCTTCTGGTCGGCGCGGTCCTCGAACTGGTGGGCGCGGTCGAGGGCCTTGGTGAAGTCCGCCACCTTCGGGGCCAGCAGCTCCAGCTCGCGGCCCAGCTTCGGATCGTCCGGGAACGATTCGCGCAGCTCCGCCAGTTGCTCGTAGGCGGCATAGGGCTGGTTCATCTTGGTGAACTCGGCGGCTTTGCCGAGCGAGGCCTCGATCTTGGTGAGGTTGCCGATGATCTGCTTGAAGGCGTCTTCGCGCGTGGCGTCGCCCTGGATCGCCGGGGCGAACTCATACTGGCGGCGGAAGATCTCGCGGAAGTTTTTCTCCGTGATCAGGCGGTCGAAGTCGTTGCGGGCGGCCACCAGCGGCCCGGCGCTGCCGATCATCTGGCGGAACTCGGAGAGCTTCGGGTTGGTCGGCCAGATCTCCGTGGCCGCCTTGATCTTCTCGGCGGCCTTGTCGTTGTTCTTGGCGAGGAGCTGGGCCTTGGCCTCTTCGATCGCGAGGTCGGAGGCCAGCGTGTAGCCGGCGATGGCGCTGTCGACTTTGGAGGACGGGAAATCCTTCACGGTGCCCTTCAGCTTGTCGGCCAGCGTCTTGGCGCGGACGTAGTCACGGGCCTGGAGCGAACCGTAGAGTTCGTGCAGGTCGCGGACGTAGGCCGCCACCCGCAACTTCTTCTCCATCGAAAGCGTCGCCACCGGGCCGAGATACTCGCCGATCGCGTAGGCCTCCATCAGCCGCTGCGAGGCGGAGTGGAGCTCGTCGCGGGACAGCATCAGGTTGAAAGCTTCGATGTACTTGTCCACCTCGCGGATCGCGTCGCTGGAAAGCGAGTCCAGCGAGGAAACGGTCGGGTTCATGCCCACCGACTGGGTGAAGAGCTTGCTGACGTCCGACCCCTTGTCGATGCGCAGGGCGGAATCGCCGTCTTTCCAGATCTGGTTGTAGAACCGGGAGGCCATCAGCACATGCTCGTAACGGCGCTGGGCGAACCACTGCACCATGTTCACCTGATACTGGGTCTTGGCCTGGAGCGTCTGGGCCTCGGTCTGGAGAATGTTCTTCTTCTTGAGCGCCTCGATCTCGACGATGCGGCGCAGCGCGTCCTTGTATTCCAGTGACTTGGTGCCGGTTCCCTCGCGCTCGGTCTGGGTGGTGGTGGCCTGTCCCGGGCGTCCGCCACGGCCGCCCTGGCCGGTGGTGGTTTGCTCCAGCATCTTCTCCCGGTTGTGGGAGACTTCCCAATCGTGCTTGGCGGTGAGGTCCTTCTTCTCCTGCTCGATCGAATCGTTGAGCTTCTTCAGGCCGTTGACGTCCTGCTTCGCCAGCATCGCGACGTAGATGGCTTCGGCCAGCGAGCTGCAGATGTTCGCGTCACCCGGGTAGGAACCGGCGCTCGGGAGCTTCTTGAATGCCTCGTAAAGCTGCGGACCGCCCTGGCGCAGGGGCGAGATGGTGCCCAGGATGTCCTTGATGGTGGCGCGGTATTCGTTCGCCTCGTCGGAGTTCTCCGGCGGCTGGCTCAGGTACTTTTCAAAGCGCGCCTTGAGGATGCGGTTGTCGCCCAGCGGGATCGTGATGCCGCCGATGGTGATGGTCTCCGCGGAGGGGTCGAGCATCGGCAGCTCGTTGCCGAACGGGGATTTCTTTTCCTCCGGTGGCGGGCGGGTGACGGTCGTGTCCTGGCTCGGCGGCGGAGTGGGAGGCGCGGGCGGCGGGGTGAAAACACCACCTTGGCCGGCGGCAATGCCCGAGAGCAGCAGGAGCGTGTAAAAGGGTTTCATGGCGTGCGCGGGAGGAGGTTCAGAGGCGGTTGATGCCGGTGGCCACGGGGATGCCGCCCTGGCGGAACTTCACTTTGAAGGAATAGCGCTGTTCGCGCTCGATGTTGCGGTTGTTGAACTCCGGCGGCACCTCGATGCCGATCATTTCCTTCACGCCGCCCGAGTCGACCACCACGCTGACCACTTGGCCGCGGTCCGGCGTCCAGCGCAGCTTTTCGTCGACGGTGCCCTCCACCACGTACTCGCTGCCGCGCAGGCTGTTGCCGTTCTGGAGGAAGGCCTCCATGTTCAGCTTCGTGACATCGCCGAACCCGGAGGACTTTTTCCCGGTGAAGGACTTGCCGACGAAGAAAAGGACGGCGACACCGGCGACAATGCCGAGGATCAGGCCGGGATGGAGATTGGAGCTGGCGCGGCGGGGCATGGGATGGGTCTTGGGAAAACGGGGAACTCAGGGATCAGTGGAGCGATAGCATGGGAAAGACGGCCTTGGAATGGGGAACTTTCAATCCCATTGGTGCCGCCGGGTGCCCAGCCACGCGGCGAAAAGCGCCACGCCGACGTGGGCGGCCAGCGTGTAGAGGCACGCGCTGCGGGTCGAAAGGGTGGTGTCGATCACCGACTTCACCGCGTCATGCACCTCCGTTTGGAGGCCCTCCACGCTCCCGGACCATCCCCAATACGAGGAGATGAACGGCCGGGTGTAGGTCTCCACCGCATCGGGCAGGGCCAACACCGCGCCGGAGAGCGGAAGCTGGAAACCCACCAGGTAAATGGATAGCAGCGAGGCCTGCTCGGCCGTCCGCATCAGCGAGGAAATCGCCAGGCACACCGCGGTCATCGCCCCGTTCACCAGCAGCAGGAAGCCCGCGTGCTGGACGAAGTCCCCGCGGAACGGCCCGAAGAAGTTCACGAAGAACGCCATCCACAGCGACTGGGCGATCACCAGGCAGGACAGGAACGCGATTTTGCTCGAAAGGTAGGCCAGCGGGCGCAGGCCGCCGAACTTCTCCTTCTCGTAAATCTGACGCTCTCCGGCGATCTCTCGCGCCGAGTTGTTCGAGCCCATCAGCGCCAGCAGCACCACTTGGAACATGATGACGCCGGACACCGCCGAGCCGACCTTGAGCTGGCCCGCCCGCACGTCCGAGATCTCCTGCACTTCCTCCTGCACGTCGGCGCGGTGGGTGTCGGAGAACTTCGGGATCGGTTCCTTCGCTTTGTCGCTGAAGAGGATCACCAGCAGCGGGAAGCAGACCATGATCGCGAACTGGAGCAGCACCTGACCGCGGTCGCGGAAAAAGATTCGCCAGCGCCGGGACAGCAGGGTGCCGAACTGGCTGAAGAACCCGGGCAGCTTGGCCGCCGGATGGGGATCCGCTTCCTCGCCCTCCACCTTCGCGGGCGGCAGGCTCAGCGCGCCGGAGGCCACCGAGCGTTCCCGGTTCTTTTCCAGCATCTTGTAGTAGGACGCGCGGTGCTTCTCCCACGAGGTTTGCCAGCGGTCGGACGGTTGTCCGGCGAGGCGAGGATACACCTCCTCGGTGTCCTTCACGGAGAAATAGTGCGTCAGTTGATCGGGCGGGCCGTGGTAGGCCACCCGGCCCTCGTGCAGGACCAGGATCGAATCGTAGAGTTCCAGGTGCGCCAGCGAGTGGGTCACGGACAGCACGATCCGGCCATCCTTGCGGGAAAGGTCGTGCAGCAGCCGCACGATTTCGCGTTCCGAGCGCGGGTCGAGGCCGCTCGTGACCTCGTCGCACAGCAGCAGCTTCGGATCGGACACCAGCTCCATTGCCAGCCCGAGACGGCGCTTCTGGCCGCCGGACAGCACCTTCACCGGCCGGTCCGCGATCGGCGCCAGTCCGGTTTCCTCCAGCACCCGGTCGATCCGCTGGTCCAGCTCCGCGTGGTTCTTCGTCTTCACCCGCAGCCGGGTGGCGGCCTCCACCGACTCGTCGACGGTCAGCGGATCGTAGGCGATCGAGAATTGCGGCACGTAGCCGATCTCGGAGGGCGAGAAGTCACCTTCCTTCGAAAGGTCCCGGCCATCCCAGATGAGGGCCCCGCCGGATTCCGGATTCAGACCGGCGATGGTCTTGAGCAGCGTGGTCTTGCCGCAGCCCGAAGGTCCAACGATCGCCATGAAATGCCCTTTCGGGATCTGGATGGAGACCTTGTCGACGAGATTAACATCCTCGCCGTCTTTGCGGATGGTGAAGCAAACGTCCTGGAGTTCGAGCACGGGGAAACTGGAAGGGTTTTACGGAAACTTAGCTAACGCGCCGAAGGGATCATTCCTATCCAGCGCGTGCAATAAACACGCGGGACTCAGGATGGTTGCTCGTCGTCGAGGGGAACAATCCGGATTTTGCCAGCCGGGCGCTGGAATCCTCCCGAGAGGGTCGGGGCGCTGGCTGGCGCGGGAAGCGGCGCGGCGGGCGTCTGGTCGAGCGCGCTTTTCAGCGCCCCTTCCACGAGCTGGCCG comes from Luteolibacter sp. LG18 and encodes:
- a CDS encoding ATP-binding cassette domain-containing protein, producing MLELQDVCFTIRKDGEDVNLVDKVSIQIPKGHFMAIVGPSGCGKTTLLKTIAGLNPESGGALIWDGRDLSKEGDFSPSEIGYVPQFSIAYDPLTVDESVEAATRLRVKTKNHAELDQRIDRVLEETGLAPIADRPVKVLSGGQKRRLGLAMELVSDPKLLLCDEVTSGLDPRSEREIVRLLHDLSRKDGRIVLSVTHSLAHLELYDSILVLHEGRVAYHGPPDQLTHYFSVKDTEEVYPRLAGQPSDRWQTSWEKHRASYYKMLEKNRERSVASGALSLPPAKVEGEEADPHPAAKLPGFFSQFGTLLSRRWRIFFRDRGQVLLQFAIMVCFPLLVILFSDKAKEPIPKFSDTHRADVQEEVQEISDVRAGQLKVGSAVSGVIMFQVVLLALMGSNNSAREIAGERQIYEKEKFGGLRPLAYLSSKIAFLSCLVIAQSLWMAFFVNFFGPFRGDFVQHAGFLLLVNGAMTAVCLAISSLMRTAEQASLLSIYLVGFQLPLSGAVLALPDAVETYTRPFISSYWGWSGSVEGLQTEVHDAVKSVIDTTLSTRSACLYTLAAHVGVALFAAWLGTRRHQWD